The Aphis gossypii isolate Hap1 chromosome 3, ASM2018417v2, whole genome shotgun sequence genome includes a region encoding these proteins:
- the LOC114123526 gene encoding ralA-binding protein 1, giving the protein MDFDSPDVEKDFPGLYTSTEIGHKDSDGKRKEKKDRGYAALEGESSPEEEPDAKSPSKIKKIKPFKFPTKKEKHEKLKDKDSKDIPKEKKKDGEKDKKKDKLKSKIKEKKKQKGSDGKDVIDIGSLYENQPVFGVPLEISFERNPCHDDIHLPLVLRNCIDYVQMHGLCTDGVYKVPGVKSKVQSLKIQYNRRQSVNLTDYDLAVVTSLLKQYLRELPDPILTPDLLSKFEDAAETQNIELAKLLISELPLCNKHTLTWLIVHFTSIIENEKYTKMNTTNFGCVLCPVLQMSQTLFSFLVTKKNDLFPSAILHKYIPPLRCASPYLPSGREEMTIELKKQESLLGYIHREMNAGFVCKTKEEELWDVQRIITQLKRKLKVLEKDNHKVSKEKTKVEDQMNGKFEEVGTQTVLDRQNSNNSVSVKAEVVSITSDTINISNCESSLVDEEIQTTTSDSDNEELVLQYESEELMSLIANLKDYIVQEKCEIDKLHTKLASVGKNVNAREYFMYPIDETTVANSPLLSEYKMLQFQKMNLLKSIEEEREAILDLKIQIKLAKRKHISVL; this is encoded by the exons ATGGATTTTGATAGCCCGGACGTAGAAAAAGATTTCCCAGGCTTGTATACGTCCACGGAAATCGGACACAAAGACTCTGACG gtaaacgAAAAGAGAAAAAAGACCGTGGTTATGCAGCGCTGGAAGGTGAAAGCTCTCCAGAAGAAGAACCTGATGCAAA aagtccttcaaaaataaaaaaaataaaaccatttaaatttcctacaaaaaaagaaaagcatGAGAAACTCAAAGATAAAGATTCTAAAGACATAcctaaagaaaagaaaaaagatgGGGAAAAGGATAAAAAGAAAGATAAactcaaaagtaaaataaaagaaaaaaagaaacagaAAGGCTCTGATGGAAAAGATGTTATAGACATTGGTTCTTTATAtg AAAATCAACCTGTTTTTGGAGTTCCATTAGAAATATCATTTGAACGAAATCCATGCCATGACGATATACACTTACCATTAGTTCTGAGAAATTGTATCGACTATGTACAAATGCATG gtttATGTACTGATGGTGTGTATAAAGTGCCTGGTGTGAAATCGAAAGTACAAAGccttaaaattcaatataatagacGGCAATCTGTCAATTTGACTGATTATGATTTAGCTGTTGTTACGAGTCtattgaaacaatatttaag AGAACTTCCCGATCCTATATTGACACCGGaccttttatcaaaatttgaagATGCTGCcgaaacacaaaatattgaattggCAAAGTTGTTAATTTCAGAACTTCCACTATGCAATAAGCATACACTCACATGGTTAATAGTTCATTTTACCAGTATCATAGAAAAC gaaaaatatactaaaatgaaTACTACAAACTTTGGCTGTGTCCTCTGTCCTGTTCTTCAAATGTCCCaaactttattttcattccttgtaacaaaaaaaaatgacttgtTTCCTTCTGctattttacacaaatatataccgCCTTTAAGATGTGCAAGCCCTTACTTACCATCAGGTAGAGAAGAAATGaccattgaattaaaaaaacaagaatCACTTCTTGGTTATATTCACCGTGAAATGAATGCTGGTTTTGTATGTAAAACTAAAGAAGAAGAGTTGTGGGATGTACAAAGAATCATTACACAATTGAAAAGAAAACTTAAGGTATTGGAAAAAGATAACCACAAAGTTTCAAAAGAAAAGACCAAAGTAGAAGATCAGATGAATGGAAAGTTTGAAGAAGTTGGAACTCAAACAGTACTAGACAGACAAAACTCTAACAACAGTGTATCTGTCAAAGCTGAGGTAGTATCAATAACAAgtgatactattaatatttcaaactgtGAGAGTTCATTAGTTGATGAAGAGATACAAACAACCACTTcag ATAGTGATAATGAAGAATTAGTCTTACAATATGAATCTGAAGAATTAATGTCACTCATTGCAAACTTAAAAGACTATATAGTTCAAGAAAAATGTGAAATTGATAAATTGCATACTAAGTTGGCATCAGTTGGAAAAAATGTCAAtgctag agaatattttatgtatccaATTGATGAAACAACAGTTGCGAACAGTCCATTGTTGAGTGAATATAAAATGCTACAA TTCCAGAAAATGAACTTGTTAAAAAGTATAGAAGAAGAACGAGAGGCCAtacttgatttaaaaatacaaataaaattagcaAAACGTAAACATATTTCAGTTTTGTAA